A single genomic interval of Bacillus smithii harbors:
- a CDS encoding NUDIX hydrolase, with product MDVKRFLKGLGDRKPAIMGSEHFSKFAVFLPLLKMNNEYHLLFEVRSMQLRHQPGEICFPGGRMEPDDRTAKETAMRETSEELGIPITSLSEVYPLDYVIPGFGKRIIYPYVGLIEQGTEIRPNPQEVETIFTVPLSYLQSVEPECYKINFKIAPEKNFPLHLIPGGKNYNWQIKQMDEYFYYYKDYVIWGLTASILKHFLDLTAKSAKEQDRFTE from the coding sequence ATGGACGTGAAACGATTTTTAAAAGGATTGGGCGATCGGAAACCTGCCATAATGGGTAGCGAACATTTTTCAAAATTTGCTGTTTTTTTACCGCTGCTTAAAATGAATAATGAATATCATCTTTTATTTGAAGTGCGCTCCATGCAGCTGAGGCATCAGCCGGGCGAAATTTGTTTTCCGGGAGGAAGAATGGAGCCTGATGATCGAACGGCGAAAGAGACGGCTATGAGAGAAACGTCAGAAGAGTTGGGAATACCCATCACTTCCTTATCGGAAGTGTATCCCTTGGATTACGTTATACCCGGTTTTGGGAAAAGGATCATATATCCGTATGTGGGTCTTATTGAACAGGGCACGGAAATCCGGCCAAATCCTCAAGAAGTTGAAACTATATTTACAGTACCGCTCTCGTATCTTCAATCTGTGGAGCCTGAGTGTTATAAAATCAATTTTAAAATAGCTCCTGAAAAAAATTTCCCATTACATTTGATCCCCGGCGGAAAAAATTATAATTGGCAAATCAAACAAATGGATGAGTACTTTTACTACTACAAAGACTATGTGATTTGGGGATTGACAGCCAGTATATTGAAACATTTTTTGGATTTGACTGCGAAATCAGCCAAAGAACAAGATCGTTTTACAGAATAG
- a CDS encoding methyl-accepting chemotaxis protein, with amino-acid sequence MLKLNAKINVLVISIILFISFTVCIAAMEKVSTSIKDFAIHKAKSDLRLSYHYIDSKYEGDWAIKNGKLYKGSTLMNNNEKIVDQIGKDTNDTITIFQGDTRVATNVWKQGQRVIGTKVSPVVERTVLKEGRNYYGEANVAGKMHQTAYMPLHDKNGKIIGILYVGADQSIIDRTIHSFLIVFSVVLIVAVLLSLTVAFWFTNSLKKRLHVLAEALEHSGKGDFTVSVHDSSRDELGQLSKSYNDMKENLRIMIQHVLETSEQVAASSQQLTASAEQTSSTAEQITETIQEVSQAVENQTMSVEKSEKAIETMSKAIQNVSMNSEKMAEKGIDAKEKARQGGLYVQQTSKQMNEIHKSVQESGEAIKMLGHKSREIDMITKVISDIADQTNLLALNAAIEAARAGEHGKGFAVVAEEVRKLAVQSQESSKQIAGLIKEIQEEMARSTDSIERVKDDVQNGLGIVKNTKENFEEIVHSVTDIESELQSLSANIQEMSGKIQMISDAMFELASASKQTSSHSQTVVASTEEQLASMEEISAAAASLSELALSLQERMATFKITQEQ; translated from the coding sequence ATGTTGAAGTTAAATGCAAAAATTAATGTACTAGTCATAAGCATTATTCTTTTTATTTCGTTTACCGTTTGTATTGCAGCTATGGAAAAAGTTTCTACCAGCATTAAAGATTTTGCGATTCATAAAGCCAAAAGTGATTTACGTTTAAGCTATCACTATATTGATTCTAAATACGAAGGCGATTGGGCCATTAAAAATGGAAAATTGTACAAAGGGTCCACTTTAATGAATAATAATGAAAAAATCGTGGATCAAATAGGAAAGGACACAAATGATACCATTACCATTTTCCAGGGAGATACCCGGGTTGCCACAAATGTTTGGAAACAAGGACAACGAGTCATCGGAACAAAAGTTTCGCCCGTTGTAGAACGGACCGTTCTTAAAGAAGGACGAAATTACTACGGGGAAGCAAACGTTGCAGGGAAAATGCACCAAACCGCTTATATGCCGCTGCATGATAAAAATGGAAAGATTATCGGCATTTTATATGTAGGAGCTGATCAAAGCATCATCGATCGCACCATTCATTCATTTCTTATCGTCTTTTCCGTTGTTTTAATCGTTGCCGTTCTCCTATCTCTGACGGTTGCGTTCTGGTTTACAAACTCACTGAAAAAACGTTTGCATGTTTTAGCGGAAGCACTGGAGCATTCAGGAAAAGGAGACTTTACGGTTTCAGTCCACGATTCTTCCCGTGATGAATTAGGACAATTGTCCAAAAGCTATAATGATATGAAAGAAAATTTACGAATCATGATCCAACATGTACTGGAAACGTCTGAACAAGTAGCTGCCTCCTCTCAACAGTTAACAGCCAGTGCAGAACAAACCAGCAGCACCGCTGAACAAATCACGGAAACCATACAGGAAGTATCCCAGGCAGTCGAAAATCAAACCATGAGTGTGGAAAAAAGCGAAAAAGCCATTGAGACAATGTCGAAAGCCATCCAAAACGTATCAATGAACTCGGAAAAAATGGCGGAAAAAGGAATAGACGCAAAAGAAAAAGCAAGACAAGGCGGGTTATACGTACAGCAGACTTCTAAACAAATGAATGAAATCCATAAATCCGTTCAAGAAAGTGGCGAAGCTATTAAAATGCTTGGTCATAAATCACGGGAAATCGACATGATCACAAAGGTTATTTCGGATATAGCGGATCAAACCAATTTGTTGGCGCTAAATGCCGCAATTGAAGCAGCCAGAGCGGGAGAACACGGGAAAGGTTTTGCGGTTGTAGCGGAGGAAGTAAGAAAACTCGCAGTACAATCTCAAGAATCTTCTAAGCAAATTGCGGGTCTCATAAAAGAAATCCAAGAGGAAATGGCTCGTTCCACTGATTCCATTGAACGAGTCAAGGACGATGTTCAAAACGGATTAGGCATCGTAAAAAATACGAAGGAAAACTTTGAAGAAATTGTCCATTCGGTTACGGATATCGAATCCGAACTTCAATCGCTGTCTGCAAATATCCAAGAAATGTCTGGAAAAATCCAAATGATTTCAGACGCGATGTTTGAACTAGCTTCCGCCTCTAAACAGACATCCAGCCATTCACAAACAGTCGTGGCTTCAACGGAAGAACAACTGGCCTCAATGGAAGAAATTTCAGCAGCAGCCGCTTCTCTATCCGAACTAGCACTCAGTCTGCAAGAGCGTATGGCAACATTTAAAATCACTCAGGAACAATAA
- the fdhF gene encoding formate dehydrogenase subunit alpha has product MDNQMIHVTINGQIFEADPGSTILEIINANGIEHPQICYVPEVDPIQTCDTCIVEADGKLVRSCSTPAVDGMNIELSSNRAKEAQTEAMDRLLENHLLYCTVCDNNNGNCKLHNTAELMGIEHQKYPYRPKVDKSEVDMSHPFYRYDPNQCIACGQCVEVCQNLQVNETLSIDWEAERPRVIWDDGVPINESSCVGCGQCVTICPCNALMEKSMLGEAGFMTGLKEDMLEPMIDLVKEVEPGYSGIFAISEVEAAMRETRTKKTKTVCTFCGVGCTFEVWTKGRKILKVQPSHNAPVNAISTCVKGKFGWDFVNSEDRLTKPLIRKNGEFVESTWEEALDLVASRLGSIKQQYGSGALGFISSSKTTNEENYLMQKLARQVFETNNVDNCSRYCQSPATDGLFKTVGMGGDSGTIKDIAKAGLVIIVGANPAEGHPVLATRVKRAHKLHGQKLIVADLRKNEMAERADIFISPKQGTDQVWLMAVTKYIIDQGWHDQAFIDENVKYFDEFKELLEKYTLEYAEEITGISKETLIQVAQMIHEADGTCILWGMGVTQNVGGSETSAAISNLLLATGNYRRPGAGAYPLRGHNNVQGACDMGSLPGWLPGYQHITDDVARAKFEKAYGVKIDGKPGLDNIQMLHAIEEGKLKGMYIVGEDMALVDSNANYVHEMLSKLDFLVVQDIFLSRTAQYADVVLPGAPSLEKDGTFTNTERRVQRLYQALPTLGDSKPDWWIIQEIANRLGAGWNYSHPSEIFAEMASLSPLFSGASYEVLEGWNSFLWGSLDGKNTPLLYVDGFNFPDKKARFALSDWVPPVEFPEEYDLHINNGRLLEHFHEGNLTNRSKGIRSKVPDVFVEVSPELAKERGIKDGSIVRLVSPFGALKLPALVTDRVKGNELFLPMNSTSKESAINFLTGTAVDGRTHTPAYKQAKVRLEVLDVDGKSPLPKTNPRNKKRHPQNGVEVYRKWKRRDFVQLTD; this is encoded by the coding sequence ATGGATAATCAAATGATCCACGTCACGATTAACGGTCAGATATTTGAGGCCGATCCGGGATCAACCATATTAGAAATCATCAATGCCAACGGGATTGAACATCCTCAAATATGCTATGTACCGGAAGTGGATCCTATTCAAACGTGCGACACATGTATCGTCGAAGCGGATGGAAAGCTTGTACGTTCTTGCTCGACACCTGCTGTGGACGGCATGAATATTGAACTATCATCCAATCGTGCCAAAGAGGCGCAAACTGAAGCAATGGACCGTCTTTTAGAAAATCACTTGTTATACTGCACAGTTTGTGATAACAATAACGGAAACTGCAAACTGCATAATACGGCCGAACTAATGGGAATTGAGCATCAAAAATATCCGTACCGACCAAAAGTGGATAAATCCGAAGTAGATATGTCCCACCCGTTTTATCGTTATGACCCTAATCAATGTATTGCTTGCGGTCAATGCGTAGAGGTCTGTCAAAACCTTCAAGTGAATGAAACACTCTCCATCGACTGGGAAGCTGAACGTCCACGAGTCATTTGGGATGACGGCGTACCGATCAATGAATCATCGTGCGTCGGCTGCGGCCAATGTGTTACCATCTGCCCTTGCAACGCCTTAATGGAAAAATCCATGCTGGGCGAAGCTGGATTTATGACGGGGTTGAAAGAAGACATGTTGGAGCCCATGATCGATCTTGTGAAAGAAGTGGAACCTGGATACAGTGGTATTTTCGCTATTTCTGAAGTAGAAGCCGCTATGCGGGAAACCCGAACGAAAAAAACGAAAACGGTTTGTACTTTCTGCGGTGTCGGTTGTACGTTTGAAGTCTGGACGAAAGGACGCAAAATTTTAAAAGTACAGCCTAGTCACAATGCTCCTGTCAACGCCATTTCTACATGTGTAAAAGGAAAATTCGGCTGGGATTTTGTCAACTCCGAAGATCGGTTGACCAAACCATTAATCCGTAAAAACGGTGAATTTGTGGAATCCACTTGGGAAGAAGCTCTTGATTTAGTAGCAAGCCGACTGGGATCGATCAAACAACAATATGGTTCAGGAGCTTTAGGTTTCATCTCATCTTCCAAAACCACTAATGAAGAAAACTATCTCATGCAAAAATTGGCCCGGCAAGTATTTGAAACAAACAATGTGGATAACTGTTCCCGCTACTGTCAATCCCCTGCAACAGACGGTTTGTTCAAAACTGTTGGGATGGGAGGCGACTCTGGAACGATTAAAGACATTGCAAAAGCAGGACTTGTTATTATTGTCGGAGCCAACCCAGCAGAAGGGCATCCGGTGCTTGCGACTCGCGTAAAACGTGCTCATAAGCTCCACGGACAAAAGCTGATTGTAGCTGATCTCCGTAAAAATGAAATGGCAGAACGCGCAGACATTTTTATCAGTCCAAAACAAGGCACAGACCAAGTATGGTTGATGGCCGTTACGAAATATATCATTGATCAAGGTTGGCATGACCAAGCGTTTATTGATGAAAACGTTAAATATTTTGATGAATTTAAAGAACTGCTTGAAAAATATACGCTTGAATACGCAGAAGAAATCACAGGCATTTCAAAAGAAACGCTCATTCAAGTGGCACAAATGATTCATGAAGCGGACGGTACTTGTATTTTATGGGGTATGGGAGTTACCCAAAACGTAGGAGGTTCTGAAACGTCTGCAGCCATCTCCAATTTGTTGCTCGCCACCGGAAACTACCGCCGTCCTGGTGCCGGCGCCTATCCTCTCCGCGGTCATAACAATGTTCAAGGAGCTTGCGATATGGGAAGCCTTCCTGGCTGGCTGCCTGGATATCAACATATTACCGATGATGTGGCTCGTGCAAAGTTTGAAAAAGCGTACGGCGTTAAAATTGATGGTAAACCAGGACTTGACAATATCCAAATGCTTCATGCAATCGAAGAAGGCAAATTGAAAGGCATGTACATTGTTGGCGAAGACATGGCTCTTGTCGACTCCAACGCCAATTATGTTCATGAAATGCTTTCAAAGCTTGATTTCTTAGTTGTTCAAGATATCTTTCTTTCAAGAACGGCTCAATATGCGGACGTTGTTTTGCCGGGAGCTCCTTCTCTTGAAAAAGATGGAACGTTTACCAATACTGAACGTCGTGTTCAAAGATTATATCAAGCACTTCCTACACTGGGAGACTCCAAACCGGATTGGTGGATTATTCAAGAAATTGCCAATCGTCTAGGAGCCGGTTGGAATTACAGTCACCCAAGCGAAATTTTTGCAGAAATGGCTAGTTTGTCTCCGCTCTTCTCCGGTGCAAGCTATGAAGTTCTGGAAGGCTGGAACAGCTTTTTATGGGGAAGCCTTGACGGCAAAAATACTCCGCTTCTTTACGTTGACGGTTTTAACTTTCCTGATAAAAAAGCGCGTTTTGCCTTGTCTGATTGGGTTCCTCCCGTTGAGTTTCCTGAAGAATACGATCTTCACATCAACAACGGTCGGCTTTTAGAACATTTCCATGAAGGAAACTTGACCAATCGATCCAAAGGTATCCGTTCTAAAGTGCCGGATGTCTTCGTGGAAGTATCGCCTGAATTAGCAAAAGAGCGAGGAATTAAGGACGGATCAATAGTTCGTTTAGTTTCTCCATTTGGAGCGTTGAAATTGCCTGCACTGGTTACCGACCGAGTAAAAGGCAATGAGCTCTTCTTGCCTATGAACTCAACGTCAAAAGAGTCAGCCATTAACTTTTTAACAGGGACAGCGGTCGACGGTCGTACCCATACACCAGCATATAAACAAGCGAAAGTACGGTTGGAAGTATTGGATGTAGATGGGAAGAGTCCGCTACCGAAAACCAATCCACGCAACAAAAAGCGCCATCCACAAAATGGTGTAGAGGTATATCGCAAGTGGAAGCGGCGTGATTTCGTTCAATTAACAGATTAA
- a CDS encoding MATE family efflux transporter: MKQYDFTSGNIMKQLVMFSTPILLTNFLQTSFQLIDSLWVGNLLGSNALGAVAVSGTVIFTVLSFIIGINNATLTILSQLKGKNDEIGLKRYVNAFVVILTFISLTLGAMGMMLAVPILKFLGTPSTMVPEAKSYLEINFAGILFLFGYNFIGTVFRALGDSRTPIRFVFFAVVLNAVLDPLFIEVWGLGLNGAAYATILSQGVSFLYGLYYSLRKHLIPFSVPRWPHRKEVSMILKLGIPAGLQMMVISAGTAAIMSVVTSFGGHVVAGFGAAQRIDSLLMLPAQALGTAVNSMAGQNIGANQWTRVRQIAVNGVLYNISIMLVIAFFVALLADRIVKLFIQQPESSVSFGAEYLGIIAFFYPFLGINFILNGIVRASGAMFQVLVLNIVSLWILRYPLTELSASYIGEKGIAFGMGASFVISSIIAFLYYRYGTWRKKQLFTERE; encoded by the coding sequence ATGAAGCAGTATGATTTTACAAGTGGAAATATTATGAAGCAGCTGGTGATGTTTTCGACACCGATTCTGCTGACTAATTTTCTGCAAACCTCTTTTCAATTAATCGATAGCTTATGGGTTGGCAATTTGCTCGGTTCTAACGCTTTAGGAGCTGTTGCCGTTTCTGGAACGGTGATTTTTACCGTCTTGTCATTTATTATCGGTATTAATAATGCTACATTAACCATATTATCCCAGCTGAAAGGGAAAAATGACGAGATCGGCCTAAAACGATATGTGAATGCTTTTGTTGTGATATTAACGTTTATTTCTCTTACACTCGGGGCGATGGGAATGATGTTAGCCGTTCCCATTTTGAAGTTTCTTGGAACTCCGTCGACGATGGTTCCTGAAGCGAAAAGCTATTTAGAAATCAATTTTGCCGGAATTTTGTTTTTATTTGGTTATAATTTTATCGGAACAGTGTTTCGTGCTCTAGGCGACAGCCGGACGCCGATTCGATTTGTTTTCTTTGCCGTAGTGCTGAACGCTGTGTTAGATCCACTTTTTATTGAAGTGTGGGGACTTGGTTTAAATGGAGCGGCTTATGCAACGATTCTTTCCCAAGGAGTTTCATTTCTATACGGATTGTACTACAGTTTACGGAAACATCTGATTCCCTTTTCAGTTCCGAGATGGCCTCATAGAAAAGAAGTTTCCATGATTTTAAAACTCGGGATACCGGCCGGGCTGCAAATGATGGTGATTTCAGCAGGAACGGCTGCTATTATGAGTGTCGTCACTTCCTTTGGGGGACATGTTGTCGCTGGGTTCGGCGCTGCTCAACGGATTGACAGTCTTTTGATGCTGCCGGCACAGGCGCTGGGAACGGCTGTCAACAGCATGGCCGGACAAAACATTGGAGCCAATCAATGGACTCGCGTTCGTCAAATCGCTGTAAACGGAGTCCTCTATAATATTTCCATTATGTTGGTCATCGCGTTTTTCGTTGCTTTGCTTGCAGACAGAATCGTCAAGCTATTCATCCAGCAGCCTGAATCATCCGTCTCGTTTGGAGCTGAATATTTAGGAATCATCGCATTTTTCTATCCGTTTTTGGGAATTAATTTTATTTTAAACGGAATTGTGCGGGCTTCAGGTGCGATGTTTCAAGTGCTGGTTCTCAATATCGTATCTTTATGGATTCTCCGATATCCTTTAACAGAATTGTCGGCTTCTTACATAGGCGAAAAGGGAATTGCTTTTGGAATGGGAGCCAGTTTTGTTATAAGCAGCATCATCGCTTTCCTTTATTATCGTTATGGAACATGGAGGAAAAAACAATTATTTACGGAAAGAGAATAA
- a CDS encoding uroporphyrinogen-III synthase, producing MSKGLSGKRIVIGGSRKTEEMSTLIEKQGGTPIVRPLQGTVFKAEKEVEPDLRKFVDEGSDWTVFTTGAGVQTLLDLAEKIGIQEKFLHRIRTTSVAARGYKTIAALKKIGIQPVVVDEDGTTRGLIRALQGTDFSGKKVTIQLHGEKAPRLKQFFQDQGVSDILEILPYQHIPPKRETVDTLCQEILQHDVDAVCFTSAIQVHSLFSFAKSQRLDEELVRAFRNTVLPVAVGKVTAEALQEEGIDRYLVPENERMGAMIIELSRYYQQQSEKVEDNV from the coding sequence TTGAGTAAAGGTCTATCAGGTAAGCGAATCGTGATTGGCGGTTCGCGAAAAACAGAAGAGATGAGCACATTAATCGAAAAACAAGGCGGAACACCGATCGTCCGTCCACTTCAAGGAACCGTTTTCAAAGCAGAAAAGGAAGTGGAGCCGGATTTGCGGAAATTTGTTGATGAAGGATCGGACTGGACCGTGTTTACAACCGGAGCGGGAGTACAAACGCTTTTGGACTTGGCAGAAAAGATCGGAATACAAGAAAAATTTTTACATAGGATCCGAACCACGAGTGTTGCCGCAAGAGGCTATAAGACGATCGCTGCTCTTAAAAAGATCGGAATTCAACCGGTCGTCGTTGATGAAGATGGTACGACAAGAGGACTGATACGAGCGCTACAAGGAACCGATTTTTCAGGAAAGAAGGTTACGATACAGCTGCATGGAGAAAAAGCTCCTCGATTGAAGCAATTTTTTCAAGATCAAGGCGTTTCGGATATTTTAGAGATTCTTCCTTATCAGCATATTCCGCCGAAACGGGAAACAGTGGATACATTATGTCAGGAAATTTTGCAGCATGACGTGGATGCCGTTTGTTTCACGAGCGCGATACAAGTTCACTCTTTATTTTCGTTTGCTAAATCACAAAGATTGGATGAAGAACTGGTCAGGGCATTTCGTAATACAGTTTTGCCTGTCGCCGTGGGGAAAGTAACGGCAGAAGCTTTGCAAGAGGAAGGGATTGACCGTTATCTCGTTCCGGAAAACGAACGTATGGGAGCGATGATTATAGAACTATCCCGTTATTATCAGCAACAATCAGAAAAAGTCGAAGACAATGTTTGA
- a CDS encoding IS256 family transposase — protein sequence MSKSISNIDWMNQLENVIREFVKEKLELIMKEEIQTFLEMEQEGTSNRRNGYYHRNLDTQYGRIEGLSVPRDRKGEFQTQLFTPYQRHTGWLEEAIIKMYQSGMSTREIGKFIERILGKAYSPSTISRMTDIVKEDIEKWHKRPLNKRYSVLYLDGLYVKLRRDTVEKEVIYVVLGVNEEGYREILDFFVGGQESAYGWQEILQQLYKRGVQEVLLGVFDGLPGLEEAFKAVYPKADVQRCVVHKVRNTLNRVRKKDQFEVAEDLKLIYRAPNKEIALQMFQQFESKWSNKYPREVQSWANELDVLLTFMDYPSSIRSVIYTTNAIERTIKEIRKRLKPMNSLSSLEAAEKVVYLTIQDFNEKWAGRKLRGFAEAYETLQQMFEKRYN from the coding sequence ATGTCTAAGAGTATATCGAATATAGATTGGATGAATCAACTGGAAAACGTTATTCGTGAGTTTGTAAAGGAAAAATTAGAGCTGATCATGAAGGAAGAAATCCAGACTTTCCTCGAAATGGAACAAGAGGGAACGTCGAATAGAAGAAACGGCTATTACCATCGAAACCTAGACACGCAGTATGGTCGTATCGAAGGACTTTCTGTTCCAAGAGACCGAAAGGGGGAATTTCAAACGCAGCTGTTCACCCCTTACCAACGCCATACGGGCTGGCTCGAGGAAGCCATCATCAAGATGTATCAAAGTGGTATGAGTACGCGTGAAATTGGCAAGTTTATTGAACGAATTTTAGGCAAGGCCTATTCTCCTTCAACGATCAGTCGTATGACCGATATCGTGAAAGAAGACATTGAGAAATGGCACAAACGTCCCCTGAACAAACGTTATTCTGTCTTATATTTAGACGGATTGTATGTAAAACTTCGTCGCGATACCGTGGAGAAAGAAGTGATTTATGTGGTGTTGGGGGTCAACGAAGAAGGATATCGCGAAATTCTTGATTTTTTCGTAGGAGGACAGGAGAGTGCCTATGGATGGCAAGAGATTCTTCAACAGCTCTACAAAAGAGGCGTACAGGAAGTGCTTCTGGGCGTATTTGATGGCCTTCCGGGGCTAGAGGAAGCCTTTAAGGCTGTTTATCCGAAAGCCGATGTGCAGCGCTGTGTCGTTCACAAAGTACGTAATACCTTAAATCGTGTTCGGAAAAAAGATCAATTTGAAGTGGCAGAGGATCTCAAACTGATTTATCGCGCACCGAATAAGGAGATTGCGTTACAGATGTTTCAACAGTTTGAGTCGAAATGGTCGAACAAGTATCCGAGAGAAGTTCAATCTTGGGCCAATGAGTTGGATGTCCTCCTTACATTTATGGATTATCCAAGCAGTATTCGAAGTGTGATTTACACGACCAATGCCATTGAACGAACGATCAAAGAGATTCGGAAACGTCTAAAGCCGATGAACAGTTTGAGTAGTTTAGAAGCCGCTGAAAAAGTCGTGTATTTGACCATCCAAGATTTTAATGAGAAATGGGCAGGACGAAAATTACGAGGATTTGCTGAAGCCTATGAAACCCTTCAACAAATGTTTGAAAAACGTTATAACTAA
- a CDS encoding DUF1641 domain-containing protein yields MAEPITFIRKKEMTKEEQIQQKLDELKSLLADHDDDLTNLLKIIGELNQAGLLEAANAMLQAREKIAKIALGQVSREPVTNLINNLMGAAGAVSNIDPDFTAKLMNSITNGIKEGNHHLQNGDKVKFRDLLKVLNDPDINRAIGFGLHFLKGMGQGLKENG; encoded by the coding sequence ATGGCGGAACCCATTACCTTTATTCGCAAAAAGGAAATGACGAAAGAAGAGCAAATCCAGCAAAAGTTGGATGAACTGAAATCCCTTCTGGCAGATCATGATGATGATTTGACGAATTTGCTTAAGATAATCGGCGAATTGAATCAAGCAGGATTGCTGGAAGCCGCAAATGCTATGCTTCAAGCGCGGGAAAAAATCGCCAAAATTGCTCTTGGTCAGGTGTCACGTGAACCGGTAACCAATTTGATCAACAACTTAATGGGTGCAGCAGGTGCCGTTTCCAATATAGATCCCGACTTCACCGCAAAACTAATGAATAGCATCACGAACGGTATAAAGGAAGGAAATCATCATCTGCAAAACGGCGATAAAGTAAAATTCCGAGATTTATTGAAAGTCCTGAACGATCCGGATATTAATCGTGCGATTGGCTTTGGGCTCCACTTTCTAAAAGGAATGGGGCAAGGATTAAAAGAAAATGGATGA
- a CDS encoding heme biosynthesis protein HemY has product MKCKLNRNAAKVLKKMLESPEAEGKMIRVYITEIHGDHAHYGIKLDTPTEHDEIVNTDKDIDILLDRREEFLDGVWVQYFYVPQEEFVITNPWKEKEAHQHHHHH; this is encoded by the coding sequence ATGAAATGCAAACTAAATCGTAATGCAGCGAAAGTATTAAAAAAAATGCTGGAAAGCCCGGAAGCGGAAGGAAAAATGATTCGAGTATATATTACGGAAATTCACGGTGATCATGCTCATTATGGAATTAAGCTTGATACTCCAACAGAACATGATGAAATCGTGAATACGGATAAAGATATCGATATCTTATTAGATCGACGCGAAGAGTTTTTAGACGGAGTTTGGGTCCAATATTTCTACGTACCTCAGGAAGAATTCGTCATTACAAACCCATGGAAAGAGAAAGAAGCTCACCAGCATCACCATCATCATTAA
- a CDS encoding MFS transporter encodes MTQSFDSAKTRRITSNIFKGSVGNLIEWYDWYVYSAFAVYFSAEFFPEGDSTSQLLNTAAIFAVGFLMRPIGSLLMGRYADRHGRRAALTLSISLMAGGSLIIAVTPSYSTIGVLAPIILVLARLLQGISVGGEYGTSATYLSEMAKSGRRGFYSSFQYVTLVSGQLVALGVQIILQQIISEPEMKSWGWRIPFVIGALGALAVLWLRRTMDESEQFSKLDSESRASAGTIRALMKYPKAVLTVVGLTLGGTVAFYTYTTYLQKFMVNTVGIQKEIVSWINFIALLIFVILQPLAGMLSDRIGRRTLLMGFGILGTLLTVPLFLLMEQTKNPFAAFFLMMVGLIIVTGYTSINAIVKAELFPTEIRALGVGFPYGLTVAVFGGTAEFVALWLKSIGEESLFFFYVALCIAVSLIVYWRMGESSKSSRIEAEQDAS; translated from the coding sequence ATGACTCAATCATTTGATTCGGCAAAAACGCGACGCATCACAAGCAACATCTTTAAAGGATCCGTCGGCAATCTGATTGAATGGTACGACTGGTACGTCTATTCTGCTTTCGCTGTATATTTCTCTGCGGAGTTCTTTCCTGAGGGGGATTCCACCAGCCAACTGCTCAATACGGCTGCTATCTTCGCCGTCGGCTTTCTGATGCGCCCAATCGGAAGCCTATTGATGGGTCGATACGCTGATCGTCACGGCCGACGTGCAGCGCTGACGCTTTCCATCAGCCTCATGGCCGGTGGTTCCCTGATCATTGCCGTTACTCCGAGCTACAGCACGATTGGCGTGTTGGCGCCTATTATTCTAGTTCTCGCACGTCTGCTCCAAGGGATATCGGTAGGCGGGGAGTATGGAACATCGGCCACGTACTTGTCCGAGATGGCAAAAAGCGGTCGACGCGGGTTCTACTCGAGCTTCCAGTATGTCACACTCGTTTCCGGACAGTTAGTGGCACTGGGTGTTCAGATTATTCTTCAACAAATCATCAGCGAACCCGAAATGAAGTCCTGGGGCTGGCGTATTCCTTTCGTCATCGGTGCATTGGGAGCTTTGGCCGTGTTGTGGCTGCGACGAACGATGGACGAATCGGAACAGTTTTCAAAATTGGATTCTGAAAGCAGGGCAAGTGCCGGAACCATTCGAGCGCTGATGAAATATCCCAAGGCAGTGCTGACAGTGGTCGGGCTAACACTCGGCGGAACCGTCGCCTTTTATACTTACACGACGTACTTACAAAAGTTTATGGTGAACACGGTGGGCATTCAAAAGGAGATCGTCAGTTGGATTAATTTTATTGCTTTGTTAATATTTGTCATACTTCAACCGCTCGCCGGGATGCTATCTGACCGGATCGGTCGTCGCACGCTATTGATGGGTTTCGGTATTCTGGGAACATTGCTGACAGTGCCGCTGTTCCTTTTGATGGAGCAGACGAAGAACCCTTTCGCTGCCTTCTTTCTTATGATGGTTGGACTCATTATTGTCACCGGTTACACTTCCATTAATGCCATCGTGAAAGCGGAACTATTCCCGACCGAAATCCGCGCCCTAGGAGTAGGATTTCCCTACGGCCTTACCGTTGCGGTGTTCGGAGGAACAGCGGAATTCGTTGCATTATGGCTGAAGAGCATCGGAGAAGAGTCGCTCTTTTTCTTCTACGTGGCTCTCTGCATTGCGGTGAGTTTGATCGTCTATTGGCGTATGGGTGAGTCTTCGAAGTCTTCCCGCATTGAAGCTGAACAGGATGCAAGCTAG